The Hevea brasiliensis isolate MT/VB/25A 57/8 chromosome 1, ASM3005281v1, whole genome shotgun sequence genome has a window encoding:
- the LOC110650493 gene encoding uncharacterized protein LOC110650493 has protein sequence MDYSLAALKLLCVQLTDARETPSQNALTLGGILFQRAWLQGILVSKDGDGRLLLDDGTGVIQLSLSGDFRLRRWDIGMYVMVIGGYFVGTGESPMIKVHKIVDLSPFPDREAMWYLEVMEAYKLFYQPLIEEFM, from the exons ATGGATTATAGTCTAGCAGCGCTGAAGCTGCTGTGCGTGCAACTGACAGACGCCCGCGAAACCCCTTCTCAGAACGCATTGACTCTCGGCGGCATTCTCTTCCAACGGGCATGGTTGCAG GGCATTTTGGTCTCCAAAGATGGCGACGGCCGTCTGCTCCTTGATGATGGCACCGGTGTCATCCAGCTTTCTCTTTCCGGCGACTTCCGTCTCCGCCGCTGGGATATAG GGATGTATGTGATGGTAATTGGTGGGTATTTTGTTGGTACGGGTGAGAGTCCCATGATTAAG GTTCATAAGATTGTTGATCTATCACCATTTCCTGATCGAGAAGCCATGTGGTATCTTGAAGTAATGGAGGCATATAAATTGTTCTACCAGCCCTTAATTGAAGAATTCATGTGA
- the LOC110650492 gene encoding uncharacterized protein LOC110650492 isoform X2, which yields MASESEPNPLEEEEQQRYQQDQEAALEAPAHHPSAPPDELFDISTTVDPSYIISLIRKLIPTGLVNDHNTHGVDASDATGDGLSADCMEDCGAFPSRDQVQDSFNESESMSTVDSLDKSACQDGDKKDSSFRCEQPCVPTGEEAWEEYGCVLWDLAASKTHAELMEICLGIIGNLACHEVPMKHIISTNGLIEIIVDQLFLDDTQCLCEACRLLTSGLQSDKCNTWAEALQPEHILGRIVWVAENTLNPQLLEKSVGLLLAILESQQDVSSVHLLSLMKLGLTGLLINLFASEMSMLKGERVPERYAVLDVILRAIEALSNLDGNSLEICFNKELFQLVCDLVKLPDKVEIASSCATASVLIANILSDVPDLALEISHGKLYVSHCIKALIGLEVMHWIFPDLTFLQGLLDIFPLVSDDLEARSALWSIIARLLVCVKENDMGLSNLHQYVLALVSKTDLIEDDLLDQKLDNPSEESKSLTSSNIKSDTRRTALRRIVSILNQWTASKDSREGDDVMEENYAIDVNIGRLLACCCKHINKIL from the exons ATGGCGTCGGAATCAGAACCAAACCCactagaagaagaagaacaacAACGATACCAGCAAGACCAAGAAGCAGCCCTTGAGGCGCCTGCACATCACCCTTCTGCCCCTCCCGATGAG CTATTTGACATTTCAACTACAGTTGATCCTAGTTATATTATATCTTTGATACGAAAACTTATTCCAACTGGTTTGGTGAATGATCACAACACTCATGGAGTTGATGCAAGCGATGCCACTGGTGATGGGTTGAGTGCTGATTGCATGGAAGATTGTGGAGCCTTTCCATCTAGAGATCAAGTTCAAGACTCATTCAACGAGTCTGAGAGTATGAGCACAGTTGATAGTTTGGATAAATCTGCTTGTCAAGATGGAGACAAAAAGGATTCATCTTTTAGATGTGAACAGCCTTGTGTGCCAACAGGAGAAGAGGCTTGGGAAGAGTATGGATGTGTTTTGTGGGATCTTGCTGCGAGTAAAACTCATGCAGAACTTATG GAGATCTGCCTGGGCATCATTGGAAACCTTGCCTGTCATGAAGTTCCAATGAAGCATATAATCTCTACTAATGGACTGATTGAGATAATTGTCGACCAGTTGTTTTTGGATGACACTCAATGCCTGTGTGAAGCTTGTCG GTTGTTAACTTCTGGTCTTCAAAGTGACAAGTGCAATACTTGGGCTGAGGCATTACAGCCTGAACATATTCTGGGGCGCATTGTGTGGGTTGCAGAAAATACCTTGAATCCACAGCTTTTAGAAAAG AGTGTGGGATTATTATTAGCTATCCTTGAAAGTCAGCAGGATGTTTCATCTGTTCATCTTCTGTCTCTGATGAAACTGGGTTTGACAGGTCTATTGATAAATCTATTTGCTTCTGAAATGAGCATGTTAAAAGGGGAAAGAGTACCTGAAAG GTATGCTGTTCTTGATGTAATTCTTCGTGCAATTGAAGCTCTTTCAAATTTAGATGGCAATTCCCTAGAAATTTGTTTTAACAAGGAACTCTTTCAACTAGTTTGTGACCTGGTCAAACTCCCTGATAAAGTAGAG ATTGCCAGCTCTTGTGCTACTGCTTCAGTTTTAATTGCAAATATTCTGTCTGATGTACCTGATCTTGCTTTGGAGATATCACATGGTAAGTTGTATGTTTCTCATTGTATCAAGGCTCTAATTGGACTGGAGGTGATGCATTGGATATTTCCAGATTTGACTTTTTTACAGGGTTTGCTTGATATATTTCCTCTTGTCTCGGATGATTTGGAAGCACGGAGTGCACTCTGGAGTATTATTGCAAGGTTACTGGTTTGTGTAAAAGAAAATGACATGGGCCTATCAAATCTGCATCAGTATGTGCTGGCTCTAGTAAGCAAAACTGACCTAATTGAAGATGATCTTCTTGACCAGAAATTAGATAATCCGAGTGAAGAATCCAAGAGTTTGACCAGTTCCAATATAAAATCAGATACTAGAAGAACAGCT CTTCGAAGAATAGTCAGTATTTTAAATCAGTGGACAGCATCAAAGGACTCTCGCGAAGGGGATGATGTGATGGAAGAAAATTATGCGATTGATGTAAATATTGGTAGACTGTTGGCTTGCTGTTGTAAACATATAAA CAAAATATTATAA
- the LOC110650492 gene encoding uncharacterized protein LOC110650492 isoform X1 — protein sequence MASESEPNPLEEEEQQRYQQDQEAALEAPAHHPSAPPDELFDISTTVDPSYIISLIRKLIPTGLVNDHNTHGVDASDATGDGLSADCMEDCGAFPSRDQVQDSFNESESMSTVDSLDKSACQDGDKKDSSFRCEQPCVPTGEEAWEEYGCVLWDLAASKTHAELMVENLILEVLLAHLMFSQSVRITEICLGIIGNLACHEVPMKHIISTNGLIEIIVDQLFLDDTQCLCEACRLLTSGLQSDKCNTWAEALQPEHILGRIVWVAENTLNPQLLEKSVGLLLAILESQQDVSSVHLLSLMKLGLTGLLINLFASEMSMLKGERVPERYAVLDVILRAIEALSNLDGNSLEICFNKELFQLVCDLVKLPDKVEIASSCATASVLIANILSDVPDLALEISHGKLYVSHCIKALIGLEVMHWIFPDLTFLQGLLDIFPLVSDDLEARSALWSIIARLLVCVKENDMGLSNLHQYVLALVSKTDLIEDDLLDQKLDNPSEESKSLTSSNIKSDTRRTALRRIVSILNQWTASKDSREGDDVMEENYAIDVNIGRLLACCCKHINKIL from the exons ATGGCGTCGGAATCAGAACCAAACCCactagaagaagaagaacaacAACGATACCAGCAAGACCAAGAAGCAGCCCTTGAGGCGCCTGCACATCACCCTTCTGCCCCTCCCGATGAG CTATTTGACATTTCAACTACAGTTGATCCTAGTTATATTATATCTTTGATACGAAAACTTATTCCAACTGGTTTGGTGAATGATCACAACACTCATGGAGTTGATGCAAGCGATGCCACTGGTGATGGGTTGAGTGCTGATTGCATGGAAGATTGTGGAGCCTTTCCATCTAGAGATCAAGTTCAAGACTCATTCAACGAGTCTGAGAGTATGAGCACAGTTGATAGTTTGGATAAATCTGCTTGTCAAGATGGAGACAAAAAGGATTCATCTTTTAGATGTGAACAGCCTTGTGTGCCAACAGGAGAAGAGGCTTGGGAAGAGTATGGATGTGTTTTGTGGGATCTTGCTGCGAGTAAAACTCATGCAGAACTTATG GTGGAAAACCTTATACTTGAAGTGCTTTTGGCTCACCTTATGTTTTCACAGTCAGTAAGAATCACG GAGATCTGCCTGGGCATCATTGGAAACCTTGCCTGTCATGAAGTTCCAATGAAGCATATAATCTCTACTAATGGACTGATTGAGATAATTGTCGACCAGTTGTTTTTGGATGACACTCAATGCCTGTGTGAAGCTTGTCG GTTGTTAACTTCTGGTCTTCAAAGTGACAAGTGCAATACTTGGGCTGAGGCATTACAGCCTGAACATATTCTGGGGCGCATTGTGTGGGTTGCAGAAAATACCTTGAATCCACAGCTTTTAGAAAAG AGTGTGGGATTATTATTAGCTATCCTTGAAAGTCAGCAGGATGTTTCATCTGTTCATCTTCTGTCTCTGATGAAACTGGGTTTGACAGGTCTATTGATAAATCTATTTGCTTCTGAAATGAGCATGTTAAAAGGGGAAAGAGTACCTGAAAG GTATGCTGTTCTTGATGTAATTCTTCGTGCAATTGAAGCTCTTTCAAATTTAGATGGCAATTCCCTAGAAATTTGTTTTAACAAGGAACTCTTTCAACTAGTTTGTGACCTGGTCAAACTCCCTGATAAAGTAGAG ATTGCCAGCTCTTGTGCTACTGCTTCAGTTTTAATTGCAAATATTCTGTCTGATGTACCTGATCTTGCTTTGGAGATATCACATGGTAAGTTGTATGTTTCTCATTGTATCAAGGCTCTAATTGGACTGGAGGTGATGCATTGGATATTTCCAGATTTGACTTTTTTACAGGGTTTGCTTGATATATTTCCTCTTGTCTCGGATGATTTGGAAGCACGGAGTGCACTCTGGAGTATTATTGCAAGGTTACTGGTTTGTGTAAAAGAAAATGACATGGGCCTATCAAATCTGCATCAGTATGTGCTGGCTCTAGTAAGCAAAACTGACCTAATTGAAGATGATCTTCTTGACCAGAAATTAGATAATCCGAGTGAAGAATCCAAGAGTTTGACCAGTTCCAATATAAAATCAGATACTAGAAGAACAGCT CTTCGAAGAATAGTCAGTATTTTAAATCAGTGGACAGCATCAAAGGACTCTCGCGAAGGGGATGATGTGATGGAAGAAAATTATGCGATTGATGTAAATATTGGTAGACTGTTGGCTTGCTGTTGTAAACATATAAA CAAAATATTATAA
- the LOC110650492 gene encoding uncharacterized protein LOC110650492 isoform X3, with translation MASESEPNPLEEEEQQRYQQDQEAALEAPAHHPSAPPDELFDISTTVDPSYIISLIRKLIPTGLVNDHNTHGVDASDATGDGLSADCMEDCGAFPSRDQVQDSFNESESMSTVDSLDKSACQDGDKKDSSFRCEQPCVPTGEEAWEEYGCVLWDLAASKTHAELMVENLILEVLLAHLMFSQSVRITEICLGIIGNLACHEVPMKHIISTNGLIEIIVDQLFLDDTQCLCEACRLLTSGLQSDKCNTWAEALQPEHILGRIVWVAENTLNPQLLEKSVGLLLAILESQQDVSSVHLLSLMKLGLTGLLINLFASEMSMLKGERVPERYAVLDVILRAIEALSNLDGNSLEICFNKELFQLVCDLVKLPDKVEIASSCATASVLIANILSDVPDLALEISHDLTFLQGLLDIFPLVSDDLEARSALWSIIARLLVCVKENDMGLSNLHQYVLALVSKTDLIEDDLLDQKLDNPSEESKSLTSSNIKSDTRRTALRRIVSILNQWTASKDSREGDDVMEENYAIDVNIGRLLACCCKHINKIL, from the exons ATGGCGTCGGAATCAGAACCAAACCCactagaagaagaagaacaacAACGATACCAGCAAGACCAAGAAGCAGCCCTTGAGGCGCCTGCACATCACCCTTCTGCCCCTCCCGATGAG CTATTTGACATTTCAACTACAGTTGATCCTAGTTATATTATATCTTTGATACGAAAACTTATTCCAACTGGTTTGGTGAATGATCACAACACTCATGGAGTTGATGCAAGCGATGCCACTGGTGATGGGTTGAGTGCTGATTGCATGGAAGATTGTGGAGCCTTTCCATCTAGAGATCAAGTTCAAGACTCATTCAACGAGTCTGAGAGTATGAGCACAGTTGATAGTTTGGATAAATCTGCTTGTCAAGATGGAGACAAAAAGGATTCATCTTTTAGATGTGAACAGCCTTGTGTGCCAACAGGAGAAGAGGCTTGGGAAGAGTATGGATGTGTTTTGTGGGATCTTGCTGCGAGTAAAACTCATGCAGAACTTATG GTGGAAAACCTTATACTTGAAGTGCTTTTGGCTCACCTTATGTTTTCACAGTCAGTAAGAATCACG GAGATCTGCCTGGGCATCATTGGAAACCTTGCCTGTCATGAAGTTCCAATGAAGCATATAATCTCTACTAATGGACTGATTGAGATAATTGTCGACCAGTTGTTTTTGGATGACACTCAATGCCTGTGTGAAGCTTGTCG GTTGTTAACTTCTGGTCTTCAAAGTGACAAGTGCAATACTTGGGCTGAGGCATTACAGCCTGAACATATTCTGGGGCGCATTGTGTGGGTTGCAGAAAATACCTTGAATCCACAGCTTTTAGAAAAG AGTGTGGGATTATTATTAGCTATCCTTGAAAGTCAGCAGGATGTTTCATCTGTTCATCTTCTGTCTCTGATGAAACTGGGTTTGACAGGTCTATTGATAAATCTATTTGCTTCTGAAATGAGCATGTTAAAAGGGGAAAGAGTACCTGAAAG GTATGCTGTTCTTGATGTAATTCTTCGTGCAATTGAAGCTCTTTCAAATTTAGATGGCAATTCCCTAGAAATTTGTTTTAACAAGGAACTCTTTCAACTAGTTTGTGACCTGGTCAAACTCCCTGATAAAGTAGAG ATTGCCAGCTCTTGTGCTACTGCTTCAGTTTTAATTGCAAATATTCTGTCTGATGTACCTGATCTTGCTTTGGAGATATCACATG ATTTGACTTTTTTACAGGGTTTGCTTGATATATTTCCTCTTGTCTCGGATGATTTGGAAGCACGGAGTGCACTCTGGAGTATTATTGCAAGGTTACTGGTTTGTGTAAAAGAAAATGACATGGGCCTATCAAATCTGCATCAGTATGTGCTGGCTCTAGTAAGCAAAACTGACCTAATTGAAGATGATCTTCTTGACCAGAAATTAGATAATCCGAGTGAAGAATCCAAGAGTTTGACCAGTTCCAATATAAAATCAGATACTAGAAGAACAGCT CTTCGAAGAATAGTCAGTATTTTAAATCAGTGGACAGCATCAAAGGACTCTCGCGAAGGGGATGATGTGATGGAAGAAAATTATGCGATTGATGTAAATATTGGTAGACTGTTGGCTTGCTGTTGTAAACATATAAA CAAAATATTATAA
- the LOC110650494 gene encoding magnesium transporter MRS2-11, chloroplastic, whose amino-acid sequence MSHPLQFPLYTSSPGPDYLLLSPSPFQSPSPIFIYKTKIPLFPIAFKVSSRVRCLTKPSTQEDRWNEPETLVPDDGDGVEALRENAKVQHHQRDRIATSNGDSLSLGIREPVYEVVEVKSNGMLSTRKINRRQLLKSSGLRPRDIRSVDPSLFLTNSMPSLLVREHAILLNLGSLRAIAMQERILIFDYNRKGGKAFIDTLLPRLNPRNINGGPCMPFELEVVEAALLSRVQRLEQRLMTIEPRVQALLEVLHNRLTADILEELRISKQALVELGSRAGALRHMLLDLLEDPHEIRRICIMGRNCTLVKGNDNVECSVPLEKQIAEEEEEEIEMLLENYLQRCESCHGQAERLLDSAKEMEDSIAVHLSSRRLEVSRVELLLQVGTFCVAVGALVAGIFGMNLKSYLEEHVFAFWLTTAGIIVGAVAAFFLVYWYLRARKVL is encoded by the exons ATGTCTCATCCTCTTCAATTTCCACTCTACACTTCGTCTCCAGGGCCTGATTATCTcctcctctctccctctccattccaATCTCCTTCTCCAATTTTCATCTACAAGACGAAGATTCCACTGTTCCCAATCGCGTTTAAGGTATCTTCGAGAGTTAGGTGCTTGACCAAGCCGTCTACTCAAGAAGATCGCTGGAATGAACCGGAGACTTTGGTACCTGATGACGGTGATGGTGTAGAAGCATTGAGAGAGAACGCGAAAGTCCAACACCACCAGCGAGATAGAATTGCCACTTCGAATGGTGATTCTCTCTCGCTTGGGATTCGCGAGCCGGTTTATGAG gttgtaGAAGTGAAGTCAAATGGGATGCTATCTACAAGGAAAATAAACAGACGCCAATTATTGAAGTCAAGTG GTCTTCGCCCACGAGATATCCGGAGTGTTGATCCATCATTGTTTTTGACAAATTCAATGCCCTCTTTACTG GTTCGTGAGCATGCTATATTGCTAAATCTGGGCTCATTGCGAGCAATAGCAATGCAAGAGCGCATCCTTATATTTGACTACAACCG TAAAGGAGGGAAAGCTTTTATAGACACGTTATTACCTCGATTAAATCCCAGAAATATCAACGGAGGGCCCTGCATGCCATTTGAGCTTGAG GTCGTTGAGGCAGCATTGCTTTCAAGAGTACAGCGATTGGAGCAGAGACTAATGACTATTGAACCTCGT GTTCAAGCTCTTCTTGAAGTTTTACACAACAGGTTAACTGCTGACATTTTAGAGGAACTCCGTATTAGCAAGCAAGCATTG GTTGAATTAGGTTCAAGGGCAGGAGCTCTTAGACATATGTTGCTTGATCTTTTGGAGGATCCACATGAAATACGCCGTATATGTATAATGGGAAGAAATTGCACTCTTGTAAAGGGAAATGATAATGTGGAATGCTCTGTTCCCCTAGAAAAGCAGATTGCTGAGG aggaagaggaagaaattgagaTGCTTTTGGAAAATTATCTTCAAAG ATGTGAATCTTGTCATGGTCAGGCAGAACGACTTCTTGATTCTGCAAAAGAAATGGAAGATTCAATTGCTGTCCATTTAAG CTCTCGGAGGCTTGAAGTGAGCAGAGTGGAATTACTTCTTCAGGTTGGGACATTTTGTGTGGCAGTTGGTGCTCTAGTTGCAG GTATATTTGGCATGAACTTGAAGTCCTATCTTGAAGAGCACGTG TTTGCCTTTTGGCTGACAACAGCTGGGATAATTGTCGGTGCTGTTGCGGCATTTTTTTTAGTTTATTGGTATCTCAGGGCTAGGAAAGTACTGTAA